The DNA segment GTCGAGACGCGAGACCAGCGCGGGCGCCGCATAGCCGGAAAACGCGGGCACGGCGACGGCGCCGATCCGGCCGATGGCCAAGAGCGCGATGGCCGTCTCGGGAACGAGCGGCATGTAGATGCCCACGCGATCGCCTTTGCTCACACCCAGCGTGCGCAGACCTGCCGAAAGACGGCAAACCTCGGTCAGCAACTCCTTGAACGTGAAACTCCGAGACGGTCCGCGCTCACCTTCCCAAACGAGCGCCTCGTCATCGCCGCGACCTGCCAACACATGCTTGTCCAAACAGTTGTAGGACGCGTTGTAGCGCCCGCCGACGAACCAGTTGGCGAACTCCGGCCCACGCGAGAGGTCGAGCGTCGTGGAATACGGCTCGAACCACGCAAGTCCGATGTGGGCGAGGAGGCGGTGATAGAACCCGGCGATGTCGGTGCGCGCCATTGCCCAGAGGTTCTCAAGGCTGTCGGCGCCGAGCGCCCGCATGGCGGCGGTGAGATTTGCCGATTCGATGGCAGCGGGTGTAGGCGTCCACACCGCGGCCGGGCGAGCGAGCGCGTCCTTCGTCATTCGAAGACGGATTTTAGTGCGATGCGGCTTAGATGCCTGCGCCGCTCGAGGTGGGAACTGCCGGCAGGGGCGATGCCGCCAATTGCGAGCGCACGATCTCTACGGCGCGCCGCAGTTGACCATCGGTTTCGAGTTGTCCGACGCTCTGAATGTCGACATCGGGAACCGCGACGTCGGGATCGATGCCGACGGCATTGAGGTCGTGGCCGTTCGGGGTGAGATAGCGCGCCGTCGTGATCTTTATCGCGCTGCCGTCCGGCAACGGATACACCGTCTGCACGACGCCTTTGCCGAATGTGCGGCTGCCCAAGATGACGCCCGCGCCGCTATCCTGGATGGCGCCCGACGTGATCTCAGAAGCGCTTGCCGTGTTGCCGTTCACCAGCACCACGAGCGGCCGCGGTGCGACCGCGGTGTCATCGGCATCGAACGTGGTCAGCGGTTTCGAGCGGCTGTCGATCGACACGATCGGCCCCTCGGGAATGAACTTTGATGACACGTCGACGGCCGCGTTGAGATAGCCGCCGCCGTTATTGCGAAGATCGAGGATGTAGCCCACGGCGCCGTCTTTGTCCAGCCGCGCGAGCGCTTCGTTCATCTCTTGACCCGTGCTCGAGCCGAAGACCAGAATTTGCACGTAGCCTATGCTCCCGGTCAGCATGCGCGCGAGCACGCTTGGCGTGCGCACGAAATTGCGCTTCAACGCAATGGTGATCGGAGCCGCCGTGCCCGGCCGCTGCACGACCAGGTTGACCGAGGTGCCGGCTTTTCCGCGCAGGAGCGCGCTCGCTTGGGGAATAGTGAGGCCCGCCGTGTCGTGGCCGTC comes from the Candidatus Eremiobacteraceae bacterium genome and includes:
- a CDS encoding S41 family peptidase gives rise to the protein DGHDTAGLTIPQASALLRGKAGTSVNLVVQRPGTAAPITIALKRNFVRTPSVLARMLTGSIGYVQILVFGSSTGQEMNEALARLDKDGAVGYILDLRNNGGGYLNAAVDVSSKFIPEGPIVSIDSRSKPLTTFDADDTAVAPRPLVVLVNGNTASASEITSGAIQDSGAGVILGSRTFGKGVVQTVYPLPDGSAIKITTARYLTPNGHDLNAVGIDPDVAVPDVDIQSVGQLETDGQLRRAVEIVRSQLAASPLPAVPTSSGAGI